From the Motacilla alba alba isolate MOTALB_02 unplaced genomic scaffold, Motacilla_alba_V1.0_pri HiC_scaffold_50, whole genome shotgun sequence genome, the window GACCCTGTGAGTACAACTCTGGGTATTTCTGGTGCAGGGGAGGTGAAATGCTCATGAAGCTCTGACATGCTGAGGGGTTCTGATCAgtcatattattattttatcagtcattataatattctatttttagaaataaaatatttccaagacCAGGATTTTGATAAAAAATTAGGATGTTTCCTAAGATTTTGTATTCAGTTTCCTACTGCTGGGGAATGGCAGGGAACGGAGGGATATAAATATTAAAGGTTGATtgcaaattattatttatgaaaTTTGACAACATCCTGGGATATCTGAACTGTTACTTTTAGTGATCAGTAGGTTCACAGGAGATCCCTAATGCACTTTCAGCCACTCTGcccatggacagcagcagcatcacctttgCTGGACCCATCAGGCTCAGTCTGAGCTGTCCTTTCTCCAAGCTGCAAACAGAACCTGCCCCCAGCCAGTGCCCGGCAGACAGGCAGGGTTCTGTCAGGCCAAGGAGAGTGCCCAGAGATCAGGGGTCTgtgagtgctggcagggagagatcaggcacagggaatcacttgcaggaggaaaatctgcaggaagcagagagaagatcagggaaggagggaaaacaaaacccagaaatgctgtggcagggacagtTTAGAAATCTCCACAGGAGCccctccagtgcagcccctccctctgaacaagccccctccctcctgtcGCCCAGCCAAGCCTCTGCCATCAGGGCTGGGGCTCCAAGGCGTGAAGCCCttcctgtgcaggcagagctgcagcagagccgtggggcagctctgcagccccgggtccagttccctctgcagagcatagggctgggagcagctgcccagcactgggggctgtggcagggggcacagctggctcagggtgacgctgtccccagtgcccggctctgggcaatgctgtcagtgcagccagggaaggagctgcatctCCCTTAATCCAATGCCATCAGAAGGACCCTTGGAATTTTCCCTGAGATTTCTGTAACAGATGGGAGCTTCAATCCAGGATGCAAACCTGTCCTAGAGCATCTCTGCATTATAAGATTGatgggaaaaggcagaggggtagtgacactgaaaatgctgctgggtgGGTGAATGAGCAGTGTGAGTCCATGGCTACAaatgtggagctgggctgtggtggatccatctgctctcagcagtaCCTGGGGGTTTGTAAGAGAAACATGGGAGTGTGAATACACTTCATTTGAGAAAAGTGAAAGCCAGGACAATCTCCACACAGAATAGAGTGACAGACCATCTCCCCTCACTCTCCACTCATCATCTAGCCTCAGGGAACTCACTCTCTTCTTTTTGggtgcagcagaaatgctgaaggTTTCTGATATCCAAGAACAGCAGGACAGATTCGGGGGAGCCTataaagaaaaccacagaactcgaaaacacagagaagtgtctgtgtgtgttacAGTGGAGGGTGTATGGGAAATGGCTTTGATTGTGCTGACAGGTACCTCTTCCAACTCTTCACTGTCtttttctccacagcagcacccaaagcccagccagagcaaatgtccaacagcagctccatcagccacttccttctgctggcattggcagacacgcggcagctgcagctgctgcacttctgcctcttgctgggcatctccctggctgccctcctgggcatCATCATCAGCGCTGTAGCCTGCGGCCAccacctgcacacgcccatgttcttcttcctgctcaacctggccctcactgacctgggctccatctgcaccactgtccccaaagccatgcacaattccctctgggacaccaggaacatctcctacactggatgtgctgcacagctctttttctttctctacttcatctcagcagagttttccctgctgaccatcatgtgctatgaccgctacgtgtccatctgcaaacccctgcactacgggaccctcctgggcagcagagcttgtgcccacatggcagcagctgcctgggccagtgcctttctcaatgctctgctgctcacagccaatacattttccctgcccctgtgccatggcaatgccctgggccaattcttctgtgaaatcccacagatcctcaagctctcctgctccaaatcTTATCTCAGGGAACTTGGGCTAATTGCTGTTAGTGCCTGTTTAGGATTCggctgttttgtgttcattgttttctcctatgtgcagattTTCAGGGccgtgctgaggatcccctctgagcagggacggcacaaagccttttccacctgcctccctcacctggccgtAGTCTCGCGGTTCATCAGCACTGCCATATTTTCTCACCTGAACCccccctccatctcctccccgTCCCTGGATCTGtccctgtcagttctgtactcggtggtgcctccagccctgaaccccctcatctacagcctgaggaaccaggagctcaaggctaCAGAGTGGAGACTGatgactggatgctttcaggaACATTAAACTGATGACCAATTTAAAACCTCATTTGTAATAAAAGTCATCATTGATACTGGTTGGTGTCACTGAGGAGgttcttttgctgtgttttatttttttcatattttccacaAAGCAAGTTCATTGTTtgtgccatttctcattttgtttgtCTCTACCGTTCCTGTGGCCACAGACTGTGTCAATGAGGGGCTGTGCTCTTGGTGGCTTTAAAGGAACTAAAGGATCtcccagcaaagttttctgcagagatgcccttttgtggccttctctggagctgcagcagcaatgtctgtgtgcagagctgggcgcagatcagtgctggcccagcagctgtgcccagcagcagcagcacttggtgttgccagtgctgctgccgtggccctgccccgctgccctggtggccctggtgttgctgtagggcctgagtgctctcggggccgggcacagtcgtgggggtggcagtgctggggctgcagcagggacaggccatgggcactgctggggcagcgctgacgcctcaggccagggcctgggggctccaggctccttgcccaggctgtCTCAAGAACATGGCCAGGCcaatgctgagcacagaaaacccccgtgagcagccccagggtggccgtgggcaggctgggagcaaacagcatggctggtgctctgcaagggccctggggcacacgggaaggagcagcagaacaggggctgatccatccccagagcactggacagcccagggcagcgtcccagagcatcctcatggagctgccaacaccatccctcctctgcagccctggcctctcccccagctcacacaggtgccgcatcctt encodes:
- the LOC119696842 gene encoding olfactory receptor 14J1-like, with the translated sequence MSNSSSISHFLLLALADTRQLQLLHFCLLLGISLAALLGIIISAVACGHHLHTPMFFFLLNLALTDLGSICTTVPKAMHNSLWDTRNISYTGCAAQLFFFLYFISAEFSLLTIMCYDRYVSICKPLHYGTLLGSRACAHMAAAAWASAFLNALLLTANTFSLPLCHGNALGQFFCEIPQILKLSCSKSYLRELGLIAVSACLGFGCFVFIVFSYVQIFRAVLRIPSEQGRHKAFSTCLPHLAVVSRFISTAIFSHLNPPSISSPSLDLSLSVLYSVVPPALNPLIYSLRNQELKATEWRLMTGCFQEH